A stretch of Henckelia pumila isolate YLH828 chromosome 4, ASM3356847v2, whole genome shotgun sequence DNA encodes these proteins:
- the LOC140862406 gene encoding glutamine-dependent NAD(+) synthetase, protein MRLLKVATCNLNQWAMDFDCNMNNIKDSVSRAKQAGAVIRLGPELEITGYGCEDHFLELDTISHAWECLKELLLGDWTDDMLCSFGMPVIKGSERYNCQVLCFNRKIVMIRPKMWLANDGNYRELRWFTAWKQKEQLEDFLLPSDIAEALSQTVVPFGYGYIQFLDTAVAAEVCEELFSPMPPHAELALNGVEVFMNASGSHHQLRKLDIRLRAFIGATHTRGGVYLYSNHQGCDGGRLYFDGCSCVVVNGDVVAQGSQFSLKDVELVVAQIDLDAVASLRGSISSFQEQASCKPKVSSVAVPFKLCQSFKLQMSLSSPLKIQYHSPEEEISFGPSCWLWDYLRRSGASGFLLPLSGGADSSSVAAIVGCMCQLVIKEIAKGDEQVKADAIRVGHYTGGQFPTNEKEFAKRIFYTVFMGSENSSDATRTRAKVLAEEIGSWHLDVSIDGVVSSLLSLFQTLTGKRPRYKVDGGSNAENLGLQNIQARIRMVLAFMLASLLPWVQNKPGFYLVLGSSNVDEGLRGYLTKYDCSSADINPIGSISKQDLRTFLKWAAVHLGYSSLAEIEAAPPTAELEPIRSNYSQLDEVDMGMTYEELSVYGRMRKIFRCGPVSMFKNLCYKWGPKLSPAEIGDKVKHFFKYYSINRHKMTVLTPSYHAESYSPEDNRFDLRQFLYNSRWPYQFRKIDELVQQSRDEKIEIDGGMGGIVAAGSENPKAGF, encoded by the exons ATGAGGCTTCTGAAGGTGGCGACCTGTAACTTGAATCAATGGGCAATGGATTTCGATTGCAACATGAACAACATCAAGGACTCCGTTTCTAGGGCTAAGCAAGCTGGAGCTGTGATTCGGCTCGGTCCCGAGCTTGAAATCACCGGTTATGGCTGCGAGGACCATTTCTTGGAACTCGACACTATTTCCCATGC GTGGGAGTGCTTGAAGGAACTACTGCTCGGTGATTGGACGGATGACATGTTGTGTAGTTTTGGTATGCCTGTCATCAAAGGTTCCGAAAGGTACAATTGCCAAGTACTGTGCTTTAATAGAAAAATTGTGATGATACGGCCGAAGATGTGGCTCGCAAATGATGGGAACTATAGAGAACTAAGATGGTTTACGGCATGGAAGCAGAAAGAGCAACTCGAGGACTTTTTACTTCCAAGCGACATAGCTGAGGCTCTGTCGCAGACTGTGGTACCTTTTGGCTATGGCTATATTCAGTTTCTTGACAC CGCTGTTGCAGCTGAAGTTTGTGAGGAACTTTTTAGCCCTATGCCTCCTCACGCTGAGCTTGCGCTTAATGGTGTTGAAGTTTTCATGAATGCTAGTGGAAGTCATCATCAACTACGAAAGCTTGACATACGCCTTCGTGCTTTTATAGGTGCAACACATACTCGTGGAGGAGTTTACTTGTACAGCAATCACCAAGGATGTGATGGTGGTCGACTGTATTTCG ATGGATGTTCTTGTGTTGTTGTGAATGGAGATGTGGTTGCCCAAGGTTCCCAATTCTCTTTGAAAGATGTAGAGTTGGTGGTTGCTCAAATAGATCTAGATGCG GTTGCTAGTCTTAGAGGATCTATAAGTAGCTTTCAAGAACAAGCAAGCTGTAAGCCAAAAGTTTCATCGGTTGCGGTGCCTTTCAAGCTTTGCCAGTCTTTCAAGCTTCAAATGTCACTTTCCAGTCCACTTAAG ATACAATATCATTCTCCTGAAGAGGAAATATCTTTTGGACCAAGTTGCTGGCTGTGGGATTATTTGAGAAGAAGTGGTGCATCCGGTTTTTTGCTTCCACTTTCAGGTGGGGCTGACAGCTCCTCTGTTGCTGCCATAGTTGGTTGCATGTGCCAGCTAGTCATTAAAG AAATTGCAAAGGGGGATGAGCAAGTCAAAGCTGATGCTATCCGGGTCGGCCATTACACCGGTGGACAGTTTCCAACGAACGAGAAGGAATTTGCTAAACGCATATTCTACACAGTTTTCATGGGATCGGAAAATAG TTCTGATGCTACAAGGACTCGGGCGAAGGTGCTTGCTGAAGAAATTGGGTCGTGGCATCTTGATGTTTCGATTGATGGAGTGGTTTCTTCCCTGCTTTCTTTGTTTCAAACTCTTACTGGAAAGAGGCCACGGTACAAG GTGGATGGGGGATCAAATGCTGAAAACTTGGGCCTCCAAAATATTCAAGCTCGAATTAGAATGGTCCTGGCTTTCATGCTAGCGTCACTATTGCCATGGGTTCAGAACAAACCAGGCTTTTATCTGGTCTTAGGTAGCTCCAATGTTGATGAAGGATTGCGTGGTTATCTTACAAAG TATGATTGCAGTTCCGCTGATATTAATCCTATCGGAAGTATTAGCAAGCAGGATCTCCGAACATTTTTGAAATGGGCTGCTGTCCATCTTGGTTACTCATCTTTGGCAGAAATTGAGGCTGCTCCGCCAACTGCTGAGTTGGAGCCTATACGATCCAATTATAGCCAG CTGGATGAAGTGGACATGGGAATGACCTACGAAGAGCTCTCAGTATATGGCAGAATGCGAAAGATTTTCCGCTGTGGGCCTGTATCCATGTTTAAG AATCTCTGTTATAAATGGGGACCAAAATTAAGTCCAGCAGAGATTGGTGATAAAGTTAAGCACTTCTTCAAGTATTATTCCATCAACAGGCATAAGATGACTGTACTAACGCCTTCCTATCACGCGGAG AGTTATTCACCTGAGGATAATAGATTCGATCTACGCCAATTCCTGTACAATTCAAGATGGCCATATCAGTTTCGAAAGATCGATGAACTTGTGCAGCAGTCAAGAGATGAAAAAATAGAAATTGATGGTGGCATGGGTGGCATTGTAGCTGCAGGTTCGGAGAATCCGAAAGCTGGGTTTTAG
- the LOC140862205 gene encoding endoglucanase 5, with protein sequence MATLAPGYAILALLVCSFALDVATVQAFDYGAALDKSLLFFEAQRSGKLPMSQRVNWRGDSGLRDGYDQGVNLVGGYYDAGDHVKFGLPMAFGVTMLSWAAIDFNKELLSLNQLGNTLEAIKWGTEYFIKAHPQPNVLWAQVGDGVSDHYCWERAEDMSTPRTGYRLDPEHPGSDLAGEAAAAFAAASLAFLNYDSAYSNLLLVHAKQLFSFADEFRGLYDNSIDSAKQFYPSSGYFDELLWAAAWLYRATNDEYYLKYVADNCASLGGTGMAVKQFSWDNKYAGVQILLSKILLDGAGGQYSSILQGYRAKADYFTCSCLQKNDGYNVPLTPGGLVYINEWNNLQYSSSAAFLLAVYSDYLAKAKNVVSCPDAPQIQPQDLLNFAKSQADYILGKNPKSLSYLVGYGPNYPVHVHHRGASIASISVLQATVGCVEGFETWYKRPEADPNVIHGALVGGPNVNDEFTDDRSNYEQTEPTISGNAPLVGLFSKLHSLPQDSTGSYHQEQPKPYSSTQSNSPKGIPVEFLHSITSSWGVGKETYYRHQVIVKNVSKQPITELKLGFEQLSGPLWGLSPTQEKNTYQFPEWIKVLEPGSQCTFVYVQGGPQAKISVLSYH encoded by the exons ATGGCCACTTTGGCACCAGGATATGCCATTCTTGCCTTGTTGGTTTGCTCATTTGCCTTGGATGTAGCCACAGTACAAGCTTTCGACTATGGCGCCGCCCTGGACAAGAGTCTGTTGTTCTTCGAGGCACAACGGTCCGGTAAACTGCCTATGAGCCAACGCGTGAACTGGCGTGGTGACTCGGGGCTACGTGATGGTTATGATCAAGGG GTGAACTTGGTTGGAGGGTACTATGATGCTGGAGATCATGTAAAATTTGGCCTACCAATGGCATTTGGTGTCACAATGCTTTCATGGGCAGCCATTGATTTCAACAAAGAGCTGCTCTCTCTCAACCAGTTGGGAAACACTTTGGAAGCCATCAAATGGGGAACTGAATATTTCATCAAGGCACACCcccaaccaaatgttctttgGGCACAG GTAGGAGACGGGGTATCAGATCATTACTGTTGGGAACGCGCGGAGGACATGAGCACGCCAAGGACTGGATACAGGCTAGACCCTGAACATCCAGGATCCGACCTTGCCGGAGAAGCCGCAGCCGCCTTTGCTGCGGCCTCCCTAGCTTTCTTGAACTATGATTCTGCATACTCTAACCTTCTGTTAGTACATGCAAAACAG CTTTTCTCATTTGCGGATGAATTCAGGGGACTCTATGATAATTCCATTGACTCAGCCAAGCAATTCTACCCTTCATCTGGCTATTTT GATGAGCTTTTATGGGCAGCAGCATGGCTTTATAGAGCTACAAACGACGAGTATTATTTGAAATACGTCGCGGATAACTGTGCCTCCTTGGGAGGAACTGGAATGGCTGTCAAGCAATTTTCATGGGACAACAAATATGCTGGAGTTCAGATTCTTCTCTCAAAG ATTTTGTTGGATGGAGCTGGAGGACAATACTCGTCAATACTCCAAGGATATCGCGCCAAAGCCGATTACTTCACCTGTTCTTGTCTTCAAAAGAATGATGGCTACAATGTGCCCCTGACTCCTG GTGGCCTTGTCTATATAAATGAGTGGAACAATCTTCAGTATTCTTCCTCTGCTGCATTTCTCCTTGCTGTTTATTCTGACTATCTTGCAAAGGCAAAAAATGTAGTCAGCTGCCCTGATGCCCCACAAATCCAACCTCAAGATCTCCTCAACTTCGCAAAATCGCAA GCTGATTATATTCTTGGCAAGAATCCCAAGTCATTGAGTTACTTGGTAGGCTACGGCCcgaactatccagtgcatgttCATCACAGAGGCGCTTCTATCGCCTCCATTTCCGTCCTCCAGGCCACGGTTGGATGTGTGGAAGGATTCGAGACTTGGTACAAACGCCCTGAAGCCGATCCTAATGTTATACATGGCGCATTGGTTGGAGGACCGAATGTCAACGACGAATTCACAGACGACAGGTCTAATTACGAACAAACTGAGCCAACTATATCAGGCAATGCCCCACTTGTAGGACTTTTCTCCAAGCTCCACAGCCTGCCTCAAGATTCTACAG GTTCATACCATCAAGAACAACCAAAACCATACAGTAGTACTCAGAGCAACTCACCAAAAG GTATCCCTGTTGAGTTTCTTCACTCGATAACAAGCTCATGGGGAGTAGGCAAAGAGACGTACTATCGACACCAAGTGATAGTGAAGAACGTTTCGAAGCAGCCGATCACAGAGCTGAAGCTTGGCTTTGAACAGTTATCAGGGCCATTGTGGGGGCTGTCCCCTACACAGGAGAAGAACACTTACCAGTTCCCTGAATGGATCAAAGTGTTGGAGCCTGGTTCTCAATGCACTTTTGTATATGTTCAAGGTGGTCCTCAGGCCAAGATTTCAGTTCTGAGCTATCATTAA
- the LOC140863762 gene encoding alpha-N-acetylglucosaminidase-like, with translation MAAASFSSSLPFSSSVSAPPPMGFLLFIFLLAFAAPMADSFTLGVKYMSNLLEIQDRERAPPSVQLSAVYAAVNRIIPSHSSSFEFSIISRDSCDGESCFKLNNHPGVSPIGSPEIFISGTTGVELLSGLHWYLKYWCGAHISWDKTGGAQLSSMPKSGYFPRIQNVGITIKRLTPWSYYQNAVSSSYTFAWWDWVRWEKEIDWMALQGINLPLAFTGQEAIWQKVFQNFNISARDLNDFFGGPAFLAWSRMGNLHGWGGPLPQSWLDQQLILQKKILARMYELGMTPVLPAFSGNVPAALKRVYTSAKITRLGNWYTVGSDPRWCCTYLLDATDPLFVEIGRAFIHQQLKEYGRTSHIYNCDTFDENTPPVDDPEYISALAAAIFEGMESGDVDAVWLMQGWLFTDDPFWKPPQMKALLHSVPVGKLVVLDLYAEVKPVWATSEQFYGVPYIWCMLHNFAGNIEMYGVIDYVGSGPIDARLSANSTMVGVGMSMEGIEQNPIVYDLMSEMAFRNKRVDVKNWIKLYTQRRYGKLVPSIQDGWNILYHTVYNCTDGLNDKNRDVIMYFPDVDPNSIFTSLHLSLSGKHHKNKRILGRRAIYEQTSYSYTHPHQWYSTSEVIRALQLFIAGGDQLYESNTYRYDLLDLTRQALAKYANQLFVKVVEAYQLGDLQGVVNFSQTFLQLVDDMDTLLACHEGFLLGPWLESAKKLAQNEEQRKQFEWNARTQITMWFDNTEEEASLLRDYGNKYWSGLLRDYYGPRAAIYFKFLIESLKTDNGFSLKEWRKQWIKLTNEWQSSRDIFPTSSNGNALNVSRWLYEKYLKDPEPREIKSRGHSRSNIFLYK, from the exons ATGGCCGCCGCCTCCTTTTCTTCTTCTCTCCCATTTTCCAGCTCTGTTTCAGCTCCTCCTCCGATGGGTTTTCTCTTATTCATCTTCTTGCTTGCTTTTGCGGCGCCTATGGCCGATTCCTTCACGCTGGGTGTGAAGTACATGTCGAATCTTCTGGAGATTCAAGACAGAGAGAGAGCGCCGCCGTCTGTGCAGCTCTCTGCTGTTTACGCCGCCGTCAACCGCATCATTCCTTCCCATTCTTCGAGCTTTGAGTTCAGCATCATCTCCAGG GATTCCTGTGATGGAGAATCTTGCTTTAAGTTAAACAATCATCCTGGTGTTAGCCCCATTGGTTCTCCGGAAATTTT CATAAGTGGAACTACTGGGGTGGAGCTTTTGTCTGGGCTTCACTGGTACCTTAAATATTGGTGTGGAGCACATATATCTTGGGACAAAACAGGCGGTGCACAATTATCTTCGATGCCGAAATCTGGATATTTTCCCCGTATTCAAAATGTTGGGATAACAATTAAGAGGCTCACTCCGTGGAGCTACTATCAGAATGCTGTTTCCTCAAGCT ATACATTTGCATGGTGGGACTGGGTAAGGTGGGAGAAGGAAATAGACTGGATGGCTCTTCAGGGTATTAATCTGCCTTTAGCGTTTACTGGTCAAGAAGCCATCTGGCAGAAAGTTTTCCAG AATTTCAACATAAGCGCTAGAGACTTAAATGATTTCTTTGGTGGTCCGGCATTTCTTGCATGGTCGCGCATGGGAAATCTACACGG CTGGGGAGGACCACTTCCACAAAGTTGGTTAGATCAACAACTGATACTGCAGAAGAAAATTCTTGCTCGAATGTATGAGTTAGGAATGACTCCAG TCCTGCCAGCCTTCTCCGGCAATGTTCCGGCAGCTCTTAAGCGTGTATACACATCAGCCAAAATAACACGCCTTGGAAACTG GTATACCGTTGGAAGTGACCCCAGATGGTGCTGTACCTACCTGCTTGATGCAACAGATCCCTTGTTTGTTGAAATAGGGAGAGCTTTTATTCACCAACAATTGAAAG AATACGGAAGGACTAGCCACATTTATAACTG TGATACTTTTGACGAAAACACTCCTCCGGTTGACGATCCTGAATATATTTCTGCATTAGCTGCTGCAATCTTTGAGGGCATGGAAAGTGGTGATGTTGATGCAGTTTGGTTGATGCAG GGATGGCTTTTTACTGATGATCCATTTTGGAAGCCTCCACAGATGAAG GCACTTCTGCATTCTGTTCCTGTCGGAAAGTTGGTTGTTCTTGATCTGTACGCTGAAGTTAAACCAGTTTGGGCTACTTCAGAGCAGTTCTATGGGGTTCCTTACATATG GTGTATGCTGCACAATTTTGCGGGGAACATAGAAATGTATGGAGTTATAGATTACGTGGGATCTGGACCTATAGATGCTCGCCTCAGTGCTAACTCAACCATG GTCGGTGTTGGGATGTCAATGGAGGGTATCGAACAAAATCCCATTGTCTATGATCTTATGTCAGAAATGGCATTTCGAAACAAGAGAGTTGATGTCAAG AATTGGATAAAACTGTATACCCAAAGACGATATGGAAAGTTGGTCCCATCAATTCAAGATGGCTGGAACATTTTGTATCATACGGTTTATAACTGCACAGATGGATTAAAT GACAAGAATAGAGATGTTATCATGTATTTCCCAGACGTCGATCCTAATTCAATTTTTACATCCCTTCATCTATCTCTATCTGGAAAACACCACAAAAATAAACGAATTCTTGGCCGGAGAGCTATTTACGAACAAACAAGCTACTCTTATACTCATCCTCATCAATGGTATTCCACCTCCGAAGTGATACGAGCCCTTCAACTTTTTATCGCAGGCGGGGATCAACTCTATGAGAGTAACACTTACAG GTATGACCTCTTGGATCTGACGAGGCAAGCGttggcaaagtatgcgaatcaGCTTTTCGTAAAGGTGGTTGAAGCATATCAGCTAGGTGATCTGCAAGGAGTGGTTAACTTTAGCCAAACATTTCTTCAGCTCGTGGACGATATGGACACACTTTTGGCATGCCATGAGGGATTTCTTCTTGGACCTTGGCTTGAAAGCGCGAAGAAACTTGCGCAGAATGAAGAACAGAGAAAACAG TTCGAGTGGAATGCAAGAACTCAAATCACAATGTGGTTCGACAACACGGAGGAGGAAGCAAGTCTGCTTCGCGACTACG GAAACAAGTACTGGAGTGGACTTCTGAGGGATTATTACGGTCCTCGAGCTGCTATTTACTTCAAGTTTCTGATAGAGAGCTTAAAGACGGACAACGGTTTTAGCCTGAAAGAATGGAGGAAGCAATGGATCAAACTAACAAACGAGTGGCAGAGTAGCAGGGACATTTTCCCAACAAGTAGCAACGGCAACGCCCTCAACGTATCCCGTTGGCTCTACGAGAAGTATTTGAAAGATCCCGAGCCCCGTGAGATCAAGAGCCGAGGCCACTCGAGGTCCAACATTTTTTTATACAAGTAG
- the LOC140863457 gene encoding pyridoxine/pyridoxamine 5'-phosphate oxidase 1, chloroplastic-like: MLAQPLLRRSRTMKCLLTQSLLQFPLPHFPISAANIADTNQILNLPPFFSVRGFLGSNSRIKLRGYCSNSITGLKSMATARLVQDPESISYLNQREAAEIDEILMGPLGFSVDQLMELAGLSVAASIAEVYKPTECTRVLAICGPGNNGGDGLVAARHLHHFGYKPVICYPKRTAKALYNGLVMQLESLAIPFLSVEDLPVDLSTSYAVIVDAIFGFSFHGSPRPPFDGLIQRLADLGNLNQKQQKLPAIVSVDIPSGWHVEEGDLSGEGIKPNMLVSLTAPKLCAKKFSGPHHFLGGRFVPPSIAEKFKLNLPEYPGSSMCIRIGKPPRVDMSTLRENYISPEFSEDQADADPFAQFQKWFDDAMASGLKEPNAMSLSTTGKDGKPSSRMVLLKGLDKDGFVWYTNYESRKAHQISENPHAALLFYWDALNRQVRIEGPVQKVSDEESEKYFHSRPRGSQIGAIVSKQSTVISGRHILHQQEEELEAKFADGSLIPKPKYWGGYRLKPQLFEFWQGQPSRLHDRLRYTPEFGENVWKIDRLSP; this comes from the exons ATGTTGGCGCAGCCATTGCTGCGAAGAAGCAGGACCATGAAATGTCTCCTCACTCAATCACTGCTGCAATTTCCTCTCCCTCATTTTCCAATTTCGGCCGCTAATATTGCTGATACCAACCAAATTCTCAACCTTCCTCCTTTTTTCTCT GTTCGTGGTTTTTTGGGCTCGAATTCGAGGATTAAACTCAGAGGGTATTGTTCGAATTCTATTACCGGGTTGAAGTCGATGGCGACGGCGAGACTTGTGCAGGACCCAGAGTCTATTTCATACCTGAATCAACGAGAGGCAGCGGAAATcgatgaaattctcatgggtcCACTTGGGTTTAGCGTCGATCAACTAATG GAATTGGCTGGTTTGAGTGTGGCTGCTTCAATAGCTGAG GTATATAAACCAACCGAATGTACCCGTGTTCTTGCTATATGTGGCCCGGGGAATAATGGAGGTGATGGCCTTGTAGCTGCTCGTCATTTGCATCACTTTGGATATAAACCAGTTATTTGTTATCCAAAACGCACTGCTAAAGCTCTTTATAATGGGTTGGTAATGCAG TTGGAGTCACTTGCCATTCCTTTCCTGTCAGTGGAAGACCTACCTGTGGATTTGTCCACAAGCTATGCCGTCATAGTGGATGCAATATTTGGGTTCTCATTTCATG GTAGTCCTAGGCCTCCTTTTGATGGTCTGATACAGAGGTTGGCAGACTTAGGAAAtctcaatcaaaagcaacagaAATTACCTGCCATAGTCTCTGTTGATATTCCATCTGGATGGCATGTTGAAGAAGGTGATCTTAGTGGCGAAGGAATCAAACCAAATATGCTG GTTTCATTAACTGCTCCTAAGTTGTGCGCCAAAAAGTTTTCTGGTCCTCATCACTTTCTAGGTGGCAGATTTGTTCCCCCATCAATCGCAGAGAAATTCAAGCTTAACCTGCCAGAATATCCTGGAAGTTCTATGTGTATTCGCATTGGAAAGCCTCCACGTGTTGACATGTCCACTCTTAGAGAAAACTATATCTCTCCAGAGTTTTCTGAGGACCAAGCTGATGCTGATCCCTTTGCTCAG TTCCAAAAATGGTTTGATGATGCCATGGCATCTGGATTGAAGGAACCTAATGCCATGTCACTTTCTACAACTGGAAAAGATGGAAAACC TTCATCAAGAATGGTCTTGCTGAAAGGGCTTGACAAAGATGGTTTTGTCTG GTACACAAATTATGAAAGTCGAAAGGCTCATCAAATATCAGAAAATCCTCATGCAGCGCTCCTGTTTTATTGGGATGCTTTGAATCGTcag GTAAGGATTGAAGGGCCAGTGCAAAAGGTTTCAGACGAAGAATCTGAGAAATACTTTCACAGCCGACCAAGAGGAAGCCAGATTGGGGCAATAGTTAGCAaacag AGTACGGTAATCTCTGGAAGACATATTCTCCACCAACAAGAAGAAGAGCTGGAGGCTAAGTTTGCTGATGG AAGCCTGATCCCGAAACCAAAATATTGGGGAGGATATAGACTCAAACCGCAGCTTTTTGAGTTTTGGCAAGGACAGCCATCTCGCTTGCATGACAG GTTACGTTACACTCCAGAGTTCGGGGAGAATGTTTGGAAAATTGATAGATTGTCTCCATGA